Proteins from a genomic interval of Physeter macrocephalus isolate SW-GA chromosome 21, ASM283717v5, whole genome shotgun sequence:
- the PNMA6A gene encoding LOW QUALITY PROTEIN: paraneoplastic antigen-like protein 6A (The sequence of the model RefSeq protein was modified relative to this genomic sequence to represent the inferred CDS: inserted 2 bases in 2 codons; deleted 3 bases in 2 codons; substituted 2 bases at 2 genomic stop codons) yields MAGTVLQDWCRWTGVSAHRGLLILSSRKTDEAELQESLEAALWPVGHFTVLGQVFREEDTATAALVELDRELDYALVPREXIPSAPGPWNVVFVPRCPGPEFLGRVFHFLXPQGQTVESVAGALAGLGLRRVCWFPPISQAVQPWVETLRYQRLGVFSGRDQLAPGEESFEAWLGHTSDMLHVWRGVSERERWRRLMEGLRGVALQSVHRLLEENPARTAQDCLAALIQVFADNESQATIRMKCFTAQQQSSERLSASVLRMEVLLQKAIGKGALSRASADHVRLRQVLTXADHTEPLDEALSKLGMXGRSPSFTEMLRIVRESEAQEASLARGKRAQAEEEAAARARAGAKAEDESVEDKEAGVAGAGGGARRPQ; encoded by the exons ATGGCGGGGACGGTGCTGCAGGACTGGTGCAGGTGGACGGGCGTCAGCGCTCACAGGGGCCTGCTCATCCTGTCATCCCGGAAGACTGATGAGGCCGAACTCCAAGAGTCCCTGGAGGCCGCCCTGTGGCCAGTGGGCCACTTTACCGTGCTGGGCCAAGTGTTTCGAGAGGAGGATACTGCCACTGCGGCCCTGGTCGAGCTTGACCGGGAACTCGATTATGCTTTGGTCCCCAGGGAA TAAATCCCGAGCGCTCCGGGTCCCTGGAACGTGGTCTTTGTGCCCCGATGCCCAGGCCCGGAGTTTCTAGGTCGCGTGTTCCACTTCCTGTGACCACAGGGGCAGACGGTGGAGAGTGTGGCCGGcgccctg gctgggctggggctgcgCAGGGTGTGCTGGTTCCCACCCATCAGTCAGGCGGTCCAGCCTTGGGTGGAGACCCTGCGGTACCAGCGCCTGGGCGTGTTTTCCGGGAGGGATCAGCTGGCCCCCGGGGAGGAGTCCTTTGAGGCCTGGCTAGGCCACACCTCTGACATGCTGCATGTGTGGCGTGGGGTTTCggaaagggagagatggaggaggcTGATGGAAGGCCTGCGAGGGGTGGCCCTGCAGTCTGTGCACAGGCTCCTGGAGGAGAACCCTGCCAGGACTGCGCAGGACTGCCTGGCGGCTCTGATCCAGGTGTTTGCAGACAACGAGTCCCAGGCGACCATCCGGATGAAGTGTTTCACTGCTCAACAGCAGTCCAGCGAGCgcctctctgcttctgtgttGCGGATGGAAGTCCTGCTGCAGAAAGCCATCGGGAAAGGGGCCCTGAGCAGAGCCTCAGCTGACCATGTGCGCCTGAGGCAGGTGCTCA GGGCCGACCACACCGAGCCCCTGGATGAAGCGCTGAGCAAGCTGGGAA GTGGCAGGTCTCCAAGTTTCACGGAGATGCTGAGGATCGTTCGAGAGTCTGAGGCACAGGAGGCCAGTCTAGCCAGGGGCAAGAGAgcccaggcagaggaagaggctgCTGCCCGGGCCAGAGCCGGAGCTAAGGCAGAGGATGAGAGTGTGGAGGACAAGGAAGCGGGGGtggcaggagcaggaggaggcgCACGTCGGCCACAATGA